In the genome of Lathyrus oleraceus cultivar Zhongwan6 chromosome 4, CAAS_Psat_ZW6_1.0, whole genome shotgun sequence, the window gattttgtcatttgaggcttttatcattcaaacagaagggcttgaatttggtcccttttggcaaaattcacatacacttgttttgacagaaaccctaattttgggtcaagttcgcaaggacctaactcactcatttttaattattttgaggtgggaccaagtgaattggaaaatttaagatgtctacttcacttgttatgttggacaaaaattcataactctaacacaaacacatgcaataatacaaaacattataggtcagataacagttaaaatgtcaaagagtccaagttcaggtgcccatacctttctcataaaaattgcaaatgatgcaaaactttagtccaaattcattatcttgaaaagatctacaacttttatgttgaaggttttgtcatttgaggattttatcattcaaacagaagggcttgaagttggtcccttttggcaaaattcacatactcatgttttgacataaaccctaattttgggtcaagttcgcaaagacctaactcactcatttttaattattttgaggtgggaccaagtgaattggaaaatttaagatgtctacttcaaatgttatgttggacaaaaattcatattcctaaaagaaacacatgcaatactacaaaacattataggtcagataacagttgaaaaactcagaagtccaacttcaactgcccataactttctcataaaaaatccaaatgatgcaaaatttatatgaaaattcattgtcttgaaaagatctacaactttcatgttggaggtttttccatttgaggcgtttttaagggaggcgccaattggattggcgccccctcttaaaaattacacataggcgccaattggattggctagggcaggtgccatagccaatccaattggcgcctccttgcaatttttaagaggggttgccaatccaattggcgcctcctcctaaaagtggggtattttgggaattttcctgaaaagtggggtattttgggatttttttcgaaaaagtgggttatctcggtaaaaaaaccatttttttattcctcattcttttttattttgttaAAAGGGGGAGAAAATTTTATGAGATTTAACTTTGCTCACGCATATAATTCAATGTAGGGGGCTAGCTATACGAGTTAACTCAAATACTCATatttttgtccaacattaaaATTGGGGAGATTGAAATTGCTTAACATCTCTCAACCATATCTTATGCACAAAGAAACCGGGTTTCAAAGAAAGGTAGAGtggaaaaaattaaaaaaaattgatcGGAAGAATTTTAAAAGATTTGTTTTTATTCTTAACAAAAtctttttaatttgaaaatttcaaaatttatATTGATGGTAAATTTTGAAGGATTTTGAAGAGTTTATATAAAtttttcaaatatattttatattattataatattttgaaaattaaaagttaaaaatataataataaacaTTCATTTGTTAATACGAGTACAActtcaaaaaatattttaaaaaattctttttttttttgacaAATTTCTTTTCAAAAAGTCATGTTTTTCTCTCCAAACTCCCGACTATACTTAAAAtacttttataaaaaaatattatagAATTGGATTTAAATTCAAAACCAATAAACTTGAATAGTGATTTATCATCTATTGTATTTTATCTAATTCATAAGATTAATCTATCTATATCATTGCAGGTAGATGATAGTATTCACTcaaaatcaataaataaataaaaataaaaaatactatCTTTTTGATAGATTAGTTTACTTTTTTCTTTCTAACACTTTGATTGTAATAATATTTAATTTCATTTGACTTTGTTATGTGAGTTTAAAAGTAGTATATTGTTTATATAAAGAAGTATTGcataaatatttaattaaaatattttagATTGTTAAATcataataatattttaaaaataaaaatgtgagGTGATAGtataaaaattatatatataattttCTAAATTATATATCTTATACAAAAATAATAATTGATAATGATGTagcaaaagaaaataataataataataataataataataataataataataataataataataataataataataataataataatatgcccaaaaaaaagaaaatataaaaaaagaaTTTTGATTCTTGTTATGGCAAATAAACAGTTTACTCTCATTCCCATGAACTTGGGTTTCTTTCTTTGTTGTGCCATCTTTTCTTCTTTTAGTCACTTTTTTGTGCCCTTTTTCTCCTTTCTCTCTCACTCTTTTTCTATCCAACTAACAACAAACTTCCATTTGAGGCATGTTCCAAGATCCTTCAATCAAGCTTTTTGGAAGTCATATTCCCATTACCACAGATTCACACTCTTTCTCCTCTCAGATTCATTCTCTTCCACAACAACCCATCCACATCATGGTCATGCCTTTCTTTTTCCTCTCCATCTTCTTGCAcctttttcctttcttttttccATACTTAATGCTAAAGTTTGCATTTTTATTCTCAAATATGAAAGCccattatttcatttttattattcATATATAGTTCAAATTTTTATATACTTACTTGTATAATATCCATATTTATGCTCTAGGTATCTCAAGTTGTATGATAATTTGGTATCAGACTTGAGTGTGTTACCATAGAAAATATGTTGTAGGGTTCAATTTCACTTAAGAGTGTTTGAAtctgattttaattttaagttgGACCTAACTGTTTAACCACTAATTATTAATTAGACCAAATAGCAATGGAATTGATTTTttgaaataggacttttttttatatttttttgcTATGTTAGAAGTTTAAGGTCAATAGCATTTCAAATTGATTCTTAGTGTTCAATTCTTTAATATACTGTTTGATTACTTTTGCTGGAGCAAAAGAAAGAGATATTGGTAATGGTTTAGTCTTTAGGTATTTCATGTATATTTTTTATGTGTAGATATCAATATCGTTAAAGAGCGGTGCAATAGCGTAGCAGAATTTGAACAAATCAATATTGTCAAATAGCAGCGTTATAACCCTATTGCGTAATAGAATTGGAATAACTTTCCATTTTCCGCGATTCATGGTTGACAACACCGGAAAAAATGCATATTTTGTGCCACATCCTTTGTATTATATGTATGAGTTATAACTTTTGTTTAAAATGCAAGTTGTCAAATCGAATCAATGTATGCTAGCTGACACAGTTTGGTACTCAGTTGCAGAATGGACTTGAAGAATCTACTAATGCTGATGTTAGTGTTTCTTTGAATGAAGTTTCTAGCGGTCAACCTTATCCACAAGAAGATGCTAATGCTATTCCAAACATGTATGAAACCGTCACTTCGAAATCGGGGACCGAATCAGTTCATAGTACTTATGAACAGAAAACTGTCCAAAGAGATATTGACAATCAAGGGAAAGCTTTCAAGAAGCCAGACAAGGTTCTTCCATGTCCTCGCTGCAATAGTTTGGAGACAAAGTTTTGCTATTTCAACAATTACAATGTTAACCAACCAAGGCATTTCTGCAAAAATTGTCATAGGTATTGGACAGCTGGGGGAGCAATTCGGAACGTTCCTATTGGAGCCGGTAAGCGTAGAAATAAGCATTTGCCATTGCAGAATTTTCAAGTTCCTGTTACCGATGATGCAGTACCTGTCGTACACACAGATTCCATCCCTGCTAGTCACAGGGAAGAAGTTCCTCTTAGTGAATCACTAGAAACTGTGTTAAATCTCAAGGGCCATAGAAAAATTGAAATGGACTCTTCTATTGAAGACCCTTCTAGCTTTTCTGCAACAGCGGCTTATTCCGGTGAGAAGGTGTACTCCGAAAACGGAATAGAGCATGGTGGTTTGACACCACAATACAATGGCTTAATTCCTTTGCATTCACTTCATTATTATTCTGCTCCTCCGTGGACTTATCCATGTTGGAATTCTATGCCATTTAAGCCTGATAACACAACCTCCAGTCCTGCAACCATGATGGCAGTGGAAATACCAATGACACCATCATCATATTGGGGTTGTATGCCAAATTGGGTTGGCCAAACGGAAGACTTTAATGGCATTCAATCACCTTCATCTTCGGTTAGCAGCGGCACATGTTCCGGTAATAGGTCACCAACTTTGGGAAAACATTGTAGAGATGGAAGTACACAAGCAGAAGATACAATGAAACACAATATTTGGGTGCCTAAAACTATCAGAATCAATAATCCGGAAGAGGCTGCAAAGAGTTCTATATGGTCAACTTTGAGATCAAAATCTCAACAGAACAAACCTATTATGAAAGGAGGTGTTTTTAAATCATTTGAACCTAAGTCAAATGCAAGTTCTCGAGATTTAGATGATAATCAAATTCTAAGAGCTAACCCTGCTGCTTTCTCTCGCTCCGGAACTTTTCAAGAAAACATTTAATATCCTAACCCAGTCTTGGTAGCCTTTATTTTTGGATGAAATGTTGAGAATATCTCCAGGTTCATTGTTGTCTTTGGCTAATTCCATGTAATTGAAGTTTAAGAAGATAGCCATAATAGAACCGCAGAGGAAATTTAAGGTTGTATGTTCTCTGATCTGTTAGAATTTCAGTTTTGTGACAGAGATTGCTCCATGATGAAATAAGAATTGTTAGTTTTTGCTTCAATTTCATTACAATAAAGAAAGAGAGTCATGGAAGTTGATGAATCTTTACTTTGAGGTATGATATTTAGGTTTCCAAGCAAATGCAATCAAGACATTAATTACTT includes:
- the LOC127075554 gene encoding cyclic dof factor 1 isoform X1, which translates into the protein MFQDPSIKLFGSHIPITTDSHSFSSQIHSLPQQPIHIMLQNGLEESTNADVSVSLNEVSSGQPYPQEDANAIPNMYETVTSKSGTESVHSTYEQKTVQRDIDNQGKAFKKPDKVLPCPRCNSLETKFCYFNNYNVNQPRHFCKNCHRYWTAGGAIRNVPIGAGKRRNKHLPLQNFQVPVTDDAVPVVHTDSIPASHREEVPLSESLETVLNLKGHRKIEMDSSIEDPSSFSATAAYSGEKVYSENGIEHGGLTPQYNGLIPLHSLHYYSAPPWTYPCWNSMPFKPDNTTSSPATMMAVEIPMTPSSYWGCMPNWVGQTEDFNGIQSPSSSVSSGTCSGNRSPTLGKHCRDGSTQAEDTMKHNIWVPKTIRINNPEEAAKSSIWSTLRSKSQQNKPIMKGGVFKSFEPKSNASSRDLDDNQILRANPAAFSRSGTFQENI
- the LOC127075554 gene encoding cyclic dof factor 1 isoform X2, yielding MFQDPSIKLFGSHIPITTDSHSFSSQIHSLPQQPIHIMNGLEESTNADVSVSLNEVSSGQPYPQEDANAIPNMYETVTSKSGTESVHSTYEQKTVQRDIDNQGKAFKKPDKVLPCPRCNSLETKFCYFNNYNVNQPRHFCKNCHRYWTAGGAIRNVPIGAGKRRNKHLPLQNFQVPVTDDAVPVVHTDSIPASHREEVPLSESLETVLNLKGHRKIEMDSSIEDPSSFSATAAYSGEKVYSENGIEHGGLTPQYNGLIPLHSLHYYSAPPWTYPCWNSMPFKPDNTTSSPATMMAVEIPMTPSSYWGCMPNWVGQTEDFNGIQSPSSSVSSGTCSGNRSPTLGKHCRDGSTQAEDTMKHNIWVPKTIRINNPEEAAKSSIWSTLRSKSQQNKPIMKGGVFKSFEPKSNASSRDLDDNQILRANPAAFSRSGTFQENI
- the LOC127075554 gene encoding cyclic dof factor 2 isoform X3: MYETVTSKSGTESVHSTYEQKTVQRDIDNQGKAFKKPDKVLPCPRCNSLETKFCYFNNYNVNQPRHFCKNCHRYWTAGGAIRNVPIGAGKRRNKHLPLQNFQVPVTDDAVPVVHTDSIPASHREEVPLSESLETVLNLKGHRKIEMDSSIEDPSSFSATAAYSGEKVYSENGIEHGGLTPQYNGLIPLHSLHYYSAPPWTYPCWNSMPFKPDNTTSSPATMMAVEIPMTPSSYWGCMPNWVGQTEDFNGIQSPSSSVSSGTCSGNRSPTLGKHCRDGSTQAEDTMKHNIWVPKTIRINNPEEAAKSSIWSTLRSKSQQNKPIMKGGVFKSFEPKSNASSRDLDDNQILRANPAAFSRSGTFQENI